Proteins encoded within one genomic window of Halocatena marina:
- a CDS encoding glycoside hydrolase family 97 catalytic domain-containing protein, which translates to MFDEQNQQQYTRLSRRAFVGGLASLAVASSVSLAVADDTAAQVTNGDSTATQTLSSPDGAVELTVDVTNGIPSYSVVHDGMTVIADSTLGFEFQDQAPFHDGIVVTGTERSATHTTWTPIWDQYDEIREQYAALRIGLQEAADPGRSLTLEVRAFDDGVGFRYVFPENSGFGGFVISSERTEFSFNGDYTSWWIQNDFNSYEYAYSETSLSEISSQSPTGGVHTPLTMKAAEDRYLSIHEASLVDYAAMAIEPQSEGSVTFESTLAPLPDGTKVTAAAPHRTPWRTIQIGRRPGALVESNLVLNLNAPHDPTDFPQGTDWIEPQKFLGVWWLMITGRADWEYMGPETGNHGAQTGRMKRYMDFASEHGIPSVLVEGWNKGWSTYPGDGSAMDFDASYPDFDWEEITEYGQQLDPSVKMTAHNETAGNISNYEAQLNDDPNPFAEYEERGIHSIKTGYVADSGVTIDGTTYNHHCQPLVNHHRLVYRAAAKHRQMLEIHEPIKPTGERRTYPNVMTREGVLGQEYDSFGYVSPAHHVTFPFTRMLGGPVEYTPGIFDADSGSGGIEATRAKQLAMYPTYFSGLQMIADLPESYLAEQPAVLTLGGVAQAEFGELDGFPTAAKWANAHGGQYVPIDPNRSSNATASWTVEDVSAGEYEFHLRYASDEENNAVPPETPRTATVMVNGSPSTQLDVPPTAYWDEWETVSTTISLTAGENTVAVAVTDEDTGGFNLDAVALTDTGQSMPEPDTDPTLGPTVPAFQFIKDVPAAGWDDTRVLDAAIGEYMITARQKEDEWYVGAMTNENGRALDIPLDFLDAAPGRRKGHEKHNGNGHGKSSGNGHTRGKYVAEIYSDGIDAEYDTNLSDVRIDTAIVTPRTTILASLIETGGTAIRLRPATGREIAELPTYERPTQTVDVSIEAETFVKEPFIVAAGSNSGDYIGGTTVELVVDSEVVANANIRFAPNATDQTPLSYSIDTPGTHDVTVQTADGTALATETVTVKPPVTVASLSDSADDDHGPGRYTYPTNSAFEDGAFDLRSFTVEQTPSVYEFTFEVENLYNAFGSSRGFSPQMFVLWMHDPNKDGGSTTSLDDLLATTSFEQPWHYRMEISGFTKSLVDSTGAPVTDAGNQITLREAVDTSSNTVTVSVDRRAFDDGDVADLEVVPVVQSEDRGTLRPVAEANESYVFGGAKSGITAMAPRIMDTITPEGITQHDALSYTAEQRASLPFVSLR; encoded by the coding sequence ATGTTTGACGAACAAAATCAACAACAATATACACGGCTTAGTCGGCGGGCGTTCGTCGGTGGACTGGCATCGCTTGCTGTTGCTTCGTCCGTTTCGCTCGCTGTCGCAGACGATACTGCCGCGCAAGTGACGAATGGCGACAGCACTGCCACACAGACGCTCAGTTCTCCAGACGGCGCTGTCGAACTGACTGTGGACGTGACAAATGGAATCCCAAGTTACAGCGTCGTGCACGACGGAATGACGGTTATCGCAGACTCGACGCTTGGCTTCGAGTTTCAGGATCAGGCTCCGTTTCACGACGGGATCGTTGTCACCGGAACCGAGCGTTCAGCGACCCACACGACGTGGACACCGATCTGGGATCAGTACGACGAGATTCGAGAGCAGTACGCGGCGCTTCGAATTGGACTGCAAGAAGCCGCCGACCCCGGTCGTTCGCTCACGCTGGAGGTTCGCGCGTTCGACGATGGTGTCGGTTTTCGGTACGTTTTCCCGGAAAATAGTGGCTTCGGAGGGTTCGTCATCAGTTCGGAACGAACAGAATTCTCCTTCAACGGAGACTATACGTCGTGGTGGATTCAGAACGACTTCAACAGTTACGAATACGCATACAGCGAGACATCGTTGAGTGAGATCAGCTCTCAGAGCCCGACAGGCGGTGTACACACTCCACTCACGATGAAAGCCGCCGAGGATCGGTATCTGAGCATCCATGAAGCGAGTCTCGTGGACTACGCTGCGATGGCAATCGAACCACAGTCGGAGGGTTCGGTTACCTTCGAGTCCACGCTGGCCCCACTACCCGACGGAACGAAAGTGACGGCAGCAGCTCCACACCGGACACCGTGGCGGACAATCCAAATCGGCAGACGACCAGGGGCGCTCGTCGAGTCAAACCTCGTACTCAATCTCAACGCACCCCACGACCCGACCGACTTTCCACAGGGAACCGACTGGATCGAACCCCAGAAGTTCCTCGGTGTCTGGTGGCTGATGATCACCGGCCGGGCAGACTGGGAGTATATGGGTCCAGAAACGGGTAATCACGGTGCTCAAACCGGACGGATGAAACGATACATGGATTTCGCGAGCGAACATGGCATTCCAAGCGTGCTCGTCGAAGGGTGGAACAAGGGTTGGAGTACGTACCCTGGCGACGGGAGCGCGATGGACTTCGATGCTTCCTATCCCGATTTCGACTGGGAGGAGATCACGGAATACGGTCAACAGCTCGATCCCTCGGTCAAGATGACCGCACACAACGAGACCGCCGGAAACATTTCGAACTACGAGGCTCAGTTGAACGACGATCCCAATCCGTTCGCCGAGTACGAGGAACGGGGCATCCATTCGATCAAGACCGGTTACGTCGCCGACAGCGGTGTCACCATCGATGGAACGACGTACAACCATCACTGCCAGCCGCTGGTTAACCATCACCGATTGGTGTATCGAGCGGCGGCCAAACACCGACAGATGCTTGAGATCCACGAGCCGATCAAGCCGACCGGCGAACGCCGAACGTATCCAAATGTCATGACCCGCGAGGGCGTGCTGGGTCAGGAGTACGACTCGTTTGGATACGTCAGCCCCGCACATCACGTGACATTCCCATTCACACGGATGCTCGGCGGGCCTGTCGAGTACACGCCGGGGATCTTCGATGCGGATTCAGGTTCTGGCGGGATCGAGGCGACACGGGCCAAGCAGCTGGCGATGTATCCGACCTATTTCAGTGGTCTTCAGATGATTGCGGACCTCCCGGAATCCTATCTCGCAGAGCAGCCAGCGGTACTCACGCTTGGTGGGGTCGCACAGGCCGAATTCGGCGAACTCGATGGATTTCCGACGGCCGCAAAGTGGGCCAACGCCCACGGTGGTCAATACGTCCCCATCGATCCCAACCGCAGTAGCAATGCAACGGCGTCATGGACGGTCGAGGATGTTTCGGCTGGCGAGTACGAGTTCCATCTCCGGTACGCCAGCGATGAGGAGAACAACGCTGTCCCACCGGAGACGCCCAGAACGGCGACCGTGATGGTCAACGGGTCGCCATCCACCCAACTCGATGTTCCACCGACTGCCTACTGGGATGAGTGGGAAACGGTGTCGACGACTATCTCGCTTACCGCAGGCGAGAACACGGTCGCAGTGGCAGTGACAGACGAGGACACTGGCGGATTCAACCTCGATGCCGTTGCCCTCACCGACACAGGCCAATCGATGCCGGAGCCAGACACCGACCCGACGCTCGGCCCAACGGTGCCTGCGTTCCAGTTCATCAAAGACGTTCCTGCCGCCGGTTGGGACGATACGCGAGTGCTGGACGCAGCAATCGGCGAGTACATGATCACCGCCCGACAGAAAGAGGACGAATGGTACGTCGGTGCGATGACCAATGAAAACGGCCGTGCACTCGATATCCCACTCGACTTCCTCGACGCTGCACCCGGCAGGCGAAAGGGGCACGAGAAGCACAACGGCAACGGCCACGGGAAAAGCAGCGGCAACGGTCATACGAGAGGGAAGTACGTTGCCGAGATCTATTCGGACGGCATCGACGCCGAGTACGACACGAATCTCTCGGACGTACGCATCGATACGGCGATCGTTACGCCACGCACGACGATACTGGCCTCACTGATCGAGACGGGCGGTACGGCCATCCGGCTGCGGCCAGCGACCGGTCGGGAAATCGCCGAACTACCGACCTACGAACGGCCCACACAGACTGTCGATGTGTCTATCGAGGCCGAGACGTTCGTCAAAGAGCCGTTCATTGTGGCCGCTGGCTCCAACAGCGGGGATTACATCGGTGGCACAACCGTCGAACTCGTCGTCGACAGCGAGGTTGTGGCGAATGCGAACATCCGTTTTGCACCGAACGCCACGGATCAGACACCGTTGTCGTACTCGATTGACACGCCAGGAACCCACGATGTAACCGTCCAAACGGCCGACGGAACAGCACTAGCGACAGAGACTGTGACGGTCAAACCGCCGGTGACCGTCGCTTCCCTCTCGGATTCGGCCGACGACGATCACGGCCCCGGACGCTACACCTACCCGACCAACAGCGCCTTCGAGGACGGTGCGTTCGACCTGCGCTCCTTTACGGTCGAGCAGACGCCGAGCGTGTACGAATTTACCTTCGAAGTCGAGAACCTATACAACGCGTTCGGGAGTAGTCGAGGATTCTCGCCTCAAATGTTCGTCCTCTGGATGCACGATCCGAACAAAGACGGCGGCTCGACGACGAGCCTCGACGATCTGCTGGCCACGACATCGTTCGAGCAGCCGTGGCACTACCGCATGGAGATCAGTGGTTTCACCAAGAGCCTCGTTGATTCGACGGGCGCGCCAGTGACCGACGCAGGCAACCAGATCACACTTCGAGAAGCCGTCGACACGTCGTCGAACACCGTCACGGTGAGCGTCGATCGGAGGGCTTTCGACGATGGCGACGTCGCGGACCTAGAAGTTGTTCCAGTCGTTCAGTCCGAGGACCGCGGAACACTGCGTCCAGTCGCGGAAGCGAACGAATCCTACGTCTTCGGCGGAGCCAAGTCCGGCATAACAGCGATGGCACCGCGGATTATGGACACGATTACGCCCGAAGGCATCACACAGCACGATGCGCTTTCGTACACTGCCGAGCAGCGAGCCTCGCTCCCGTTCGTATCGCTCAGGTAA
- a CDS encoding Xaa-Pro peptidase family protein: MQSDVSDLETFLSDRTIDGYLIDADSETSNQRYLSGFDAPDPFVTLYADGVQLLVSSLEYGRAKRESNAETVSRYSDFDYRKKREKYDSTEANNRVVAAFLEKHGVQSVAVPARFPLSTADGLRDLDIDVTADTNDTITKLRATKTDEEIKNIRTAQRANEAAMSRAETLIREATVEAGTLHYDGEPLTSERVRREIEMELLRNDHALDETIVACGSDAADPHDRGSGPLKADESIIIDIFPRGKDSKYFADMTRTFVKGSPSETIREWYELTLAAQTAALDAIEPGVTGADVHDAVCDVYEDAGEPTLRSDERTKTGFIHSTGHGIGLDVHERPRIATNGETLEPGHVITIEPGLYDPAVGGVRIEDFGVVTEDGFENLVDYPKELIIE, from the coding sequence ATGCAATCTGATGTTTCAGATCTCGAAACGTTTCTTTCCGACCGAACTATCGACGGCTACCTGATCGACGCGGACAGCGAAACCTCCAATCAACGGTATCTGTCAGGATTCGACGCACCCGACCCGTTCGTGACGTTGTACGCCGACGGTGTACAGCTGCTCGTTTCGAGCCTCGAATACGGAAGAGCGAAACGAGAAAGTAACGCCGAGACAGTGTCACGGTACAGTGACTTCGATTACCGCAAAAAGCGTGAGAAATACGATTCGACGGAGGCGAACAACCGCGTCGTCGCTGCGTTCCTCGAAAAACACGGTGTCCAATCTGTGGCCGTTCCGGCGCGATTTCCGCTCTCGACTGCCGACGGACTACGCGATCTCGACATCGACGTGACAGCAGACACCAATGACACGATAACGAAGCTCCGCGCGACGAAAACCGACGAAGAAATCAAGAACATCCGCACTGCCCAACGTGCGAATGAAGCGGCAATGTCCCGTGCCGAAACGCTCATTCGGGAAGCGACAGTCGAGGCAGGCACGCTACACTACGATGGAGAGCCACTGACGAGCGAACGCGTCCGTCGCGAAATCGAAATGGAGCTCCTCAGAAATGACCACGCGCTTGATGAAACGATTGTTGCCTGTGGATCCGACGCAGCTGACCCACACGATCGGGGCAGCGGACCACTCAAAGCAGACGAAAGCATCATTATCGACATCTTCCCACGTGGAAAAGACTCGAAATATTTCGCCGACATGACTCGGACGTTCGTGAAGGGTTCGCCCTCGGAAACGATTCGAGAGTGGTACGAGCTCACGCTTGCAGCCCAAACGGCTGCCTTGGACGCCATCGAACCAGGTGTGACTGGCGCGGACGTTCACGACGCTGTCTGTGATGTGTACGAGGACGCGGGCGAACCGACACTCCGGAGTGATGAACGCACGAAGACGGGCTTTATCCACAGCACGGGCCACGGAATTGGACTCGACGTTCACGAGCGACCACGCATCGCAACGAACGGCGAGACACTCGAACCGGGCCACGTCATCACCATCGAACCGGGGCTGTACGATCCCGCAGTTGGCGGTGTCCGAATCGAGGATTTCGGTGTCGTTACCGAAGATGGCTTCGAAAACCTCGTCGATTACCCAAAAGAACTGATTATCGAGTAA
- a CDS encoding ThuA domain-containing protein, which yields MTTVTVWNEYRHEQESEVVADVYPDGIHAVITDALESRGFETQTATLDEPEHGLTNDVLDDTDVLTWWGHAAHDEVEDEIVERVHQRVLDGMGLLVLHSGHYSKIFKTLMGTTCSLKWREAAETERLWVVEPSHPIADGIDEYIEVPEAEMYGERFDIPAPETLVFNSWFEGGEVFRSGCCYTRGNGRVFYFRPGHETYPVYHQDDIQQVLANAVEWAAPGDESTPEFGNADPIEAIDMTDERSVH from the coding sequence ATGACCACAGTCACAGTTTGGAACGAATACCGACACGAGCAGGAGAGTGAGGTCGTCGCGGACGTATACCCCGACGGCATTCACGCGGTTATCACGGATGCGCTCGAATCACGAGGATTCGAAACACAAACGGCGACGCTCGATGAACCAGAGCACGGATTGACCAACGACGTACTCGACGACACGGATGTGCTGACGTGGTGGGGACACGCAGCCCACGATGAGGTCGAAGACGAAATCGTTGAACGCGTCCACCAGCGCGTGCTCGATGGGATGGGTCTGCTCGTTCTCCACTCCGGCCATTATTCGAAGATTTTTAAGACATTGATGGGGACAACTTGCTCGCTCAAGTGGCGTGAAGCGGCCGAGACAGAGCGTCTGTGGGTCGTTGAGCCAAGCCATCCGATTGCGGACGGCATCGATGAGTACATCGAAGTACCCGAAGCAGAGATGTACGGCGAACGCTTCGACATTCCTGCACCAGAGACGCTCGTGTTCAACTCGTGGTTCGAAGGAGGCGAGGTGTTCCGCTCGGGATGCTGTTATACACGCGGCAACGGACGCGTCTTCTATTTCCGTCCCGGTCACGAGACTTACCCAGTATACCATCAGGATGACATCCAACAGGTTCTGGCAAATGCTGTCGAGTGGGCAGCACCCGGTGACGAATCAACGCCAGAGTTCGGCAACGCCGATCCGATCGAAGCGATCGATATGACTGACGAGCGCAGCGTCCACTGA
- a CDS encoding sugar phosphate isomerase/epimerase, protein MQIGVLTAVLGGQSTADAFEYLADIGVDTVELGTGGFPGDAHLSREEYLSNEDAQAELTDLLDEHDLQISALATHNNPLHPDTERAERADTELREAIRLADQLDVDVVTCFSGLPAGSPNDETPNWITAPWPTEHAEAHEYQWEVTTEYWSSLAEHAEEYGVNVGIEMHPNMLVYEPTGMLALREATNDRIGANFDPSHLYWQGIDVTEAIRFLGDHDAIHHVHAKDTRVYESNARVKGVLDTAPYTEEPDRSWLFRSVGYGHGEEHWKDIVSTLRMVDYDGALSIEHEDSLTSGREGLEKAVDLLERAVFETTPGEAYWAE, encoded by the coding sequence ATGCAAATCGGCGTACTGACGGCCGTTCTTGGCGGTCAATCGACAGCAGATGCATTTGAATACCTCGCTGATATCGGTGTCGACACGGTCGAGCTTGGGACTGGTGGCTTCCCTGGCGATGCTCACCTCTCACGCGAAGAGTACCTCTCAAACGAAGACGCACAAGCCGAACTCACCGATCTACTCGACGAGCATGATCTTCAGATATCGGCGTTGGCAACCCACAACAACCCTCTCCATCCTGATACAGAGCGCGCAGAACGAGCCGACACCGAACTTCGGGAAGCGATTCGTCTCGCTGATCAGCTTGATGTTGATGTTGTAACCTGTTTCTCAGGGCTTCCAGCAGGCAGTCCAAATGACGAGACACCCAACTGGATCACGGCACCGTGGCCGACCGAGCACGCCGAGGCGCACGAATACCAGTGGGAAGTCACAACAGAGTACTGGAGCAGTCTTGCCGAGCACGCCGAGGAGTACGGTGTGAACGTCGGCATCGAAATGCACCCGAACATGCTCGTCTACGAGCCGACTGGAATGTTAGCGCTCCGTGAGGCTACCAACGATCGGATCGGTGCGAATTTCGATCCATCCCACTTGTATTGGCAAGGTATTGATGTCACCGAGGCGATCCGGTTCTTGGGTGATCACGACGCCATCCACCATGTCCACGCGAAAGATACCCGTGTCTACGAGTCCAACGCGCGCGTGAAAGGTGTCCTCGACACCGCTCCCTACACGGAAGAACCGGACCGCTCGTGGTTGTTCCGGTCTGTCGGCTACGGCCACGGCGAAGAGCACTGGAAAGACATTGTCTCGACGCTACGGATGGTCGATTACGATGGTGCACTTTCGATCGAACACGAAGACTCACTGACCAGTGGACGCGAAGGGCTCGAAAAGGCCGTCGATCTCCTCGAACGTGCCGTGTTCGAAACCACACCCGGAGAAGCGTACTGGGCCGAGTAA
- a CDS encoding ABC transporter ATP-binding protein, which yields MPDDHEELFIEERKEVSRPMFRLFSRYGRKYPFPVGIALVSNLISPLLGLAPAYLLALAIDALFTGERPFALPVLPAAYIPTSTNEKLLFIFGLILGAYTLNALLTWFGSWGWAKFAENVQHALRTDVYDQMQRLGMAFFADKQTGELMSILTSDVNRLEGFLNGWVGRILNILVQVAGVTFVMMTINWQLGLVALLPAPFLTIISYGFIQTVRPKYRAARGTFGDLAARLENNLSGIAVVKSFTTEPFESKRVKEASDSHMQARWAARRWSVRFGPGLTLINGAGFAVVLLVGGWWLLFGPPLFFSGTVSMGTVVMFLQYTRQIQGPMSQAGILLNNYERVKASAERVFVLMDHPVTIPEQDEAIDLDATNGHIAFSNVSFAYPDGEEAITNVSFTVSSGEMIGLVGPTGSGKSTLMKLLMRLYDADEGSIRIDRTNIRNISLHSLRGGIGYVGQEPFLFTGTIEENIAYGMAASESEIIDAATRANADEFITDLEDGYETEVGQRGDRLSGGQRQRIAIARAILKDPEIIILDEATSHVDNETEVLIQQSLEELIEDRTTFSIAHRLSTVRNADRIIVLEDGAIVEQGPHHELLANGDLYANLWRVQIGEIEALPDEFLEETTARDRA from the coding sequence ATGCCTGATGATCATGAAGAACTTTTCATTGAGGAGCGCAAGGAGGTTTCTCGACCGATGTTTCGGCTGTTCAGCCGGTATGGGCGGAAATATCCGTTTCCAGTAGGCATTGCTCTTGTCTCGAATCTGATCTCACCACTGTTGGGGTTGGCTCCAGCGTATCTTCTCGCGCTTGCAATCGATGCGCTCTTTACCGGAGAGCGACCGTTCGCGCTACCAGTGCTACCAGCCGCGTACATCCCCACATCGACCAATGAGAAGCTGCTGTTCATTTTCGGTCTCATTCTGGGTGCGTACACATTGAACGCACTGTTGACGTGGTTTGGAAGCTGGGGCTGGGCCAAGTTCGCTGAGAACGTCCAACACGCACTCCGCACCGATGTCTACGATCAGATGCAGCGCCTTGGCATGGCGTTTTTCGCGGATAAACAAACCGGAGAGCTGATGAGCATCCTCACGAGCGATGTCAATCGACTCGAAGGATTTCTCAACGGCTGGGTCGGGCGCATTCTGAACATCCTCGTTCAGGTAGCTGGTGTCACATTCGTGATGATGACGATTAACTGGCAGCTCGGTCTCGTCGCGCTGTTGCCCGCACCGTTTCTGACGATTATCAGCTACGGATTTATCCAAACGGTTCGTCCGAAATACCGTGCGGCTCGTGGGACGTTCGGCGATCTCGCGGCACGGCTCGAAAATAATCTGAGTGGGATTGCGGTCGTAAAATCCTTCACGACGGAGCCGTTCGAATCGAAGCGCGTCAAGGAGGCGTCAGATTCGCATATGCAGGCCCGCTGGGCAGCCCGCCGGTGGAGCGTTCGGTTTGGTCCAGGCCTGACGCTCATCAACGGTGCTGGCTTTGCGGTTGTCCTCCTTGTCGGTGGCTGGTGGCTGCTCTTTGGTCCACCGCTGTTCTTCTCCGGAACGGTGTCCATGGGGACCGTCGTCATGTTCTTACAGTATACGCGTCAGATTCAGGGCCCGATGTCGCAAGCGGGCATTCTCCTCAACAACTACGAGCGGGTAAAGGCGTCTGCCGAACGCGTATTCGTCCTGATGGATCATCCAGTGACGATTCCGGAACAGGATGAGGCGATCGATCTCGACGCCACCAACGGTCATATCGCGTTCTCCAACGTCTCGTTCGCCTATCCCGATGGTGAGGAGGCGATCACTAATGTGTCGTTCACGGTCTCGTCGGGTGAGATGATTGGTCTCGTCGGGCCGACGGGATCTGGAAAATCGACGCTGATGAAACTACTCATGCGATTGTACGACGCTGACGAAGGATCAATCCGGATCGATAGAACAAATATCCGAAATATCTCGCTCCACAGCTTGCGCGGCGGAATTGGCTACGTCGGTCAGGAGCCATTCCTGTTTACCGGAACGATTGAAGAGAACATCGCGTACGGGATGGCAGCGTCCGAGTCAGAGATCATCGACGCCGCCACGCGCGCGAACGCAGACGAGTTTATCACTGACCTCGAGGATGGTTACGAGACAGAGGTCGGGCAACGAGGAGACCGCCTCTCGGGCGGGCAGCGCCAGCGTATCGCCATTGCGCGAGCTATTCTGAAGGATCCTGAAATCATCATTCTCGATGAAGCCACGAGCCACGTCGATAACGAGACCGAAGTTCTGATCCAGCAGAGCCTCGAAGAACTGATCGAGGACCGAACGACGTTCTCTATTGCCCATCGACTGTCGACCGTTCGGAACGCCGATCGCATCATCGTTCTCGAAGACGGAGCGATCGTCGAACAAGGCCCTCACCACGAACTGCTGGCTAACGGCGATCTCTACGCTAACCTCTGGCGCGTGCAGATCGGTGAGATCGAGGCGCTTCCCGACGAATTCCTCGAAGAGACAACCGCGCGGGATCGTGCGTAA
- a CDS encoding Gfo/Idh/MocA family protein, translating into MTLDIGVLGYRFMGEAHANALARLPMFFSDAPEVNRHVLIGRDEHALKNAADQLGFTHTATAWEDALDEIDVFYNLGPNHVHAEPSIAALEQDVSVFCEKPLAPTLSDAERMADAARGTDAIAGIAFNYRYVPAIQYARELIANGDLGEINHVRARYLQDWLVDPDAPWSWRSSKDLAGSGSLGDLGAHSIDLARFLVGDVAGEIDRVSGHLQTFVEERPVDPDDDDSETRPVTVDDAYSAQVAFESGAMGTFEASRFATGHKNDNTIEINGSKGSLRFSLERLNELELLESGNRGFQTVMVTDPDDPYVDHWWPPGHVIGWEHTFVHENYEFLTSVRDETPYEPSFADGCTVQRILDAIEQSDERAEWVSVE; encoded by the coding sequence ATGACACTCGATATCGGTGTTCTCGGCTATCGGTTTATGGGTGAAGCACACGCGAATGCCCTCGCGCGATTACCGATGTTCTTCTCGGATGCTCCCGAAGTGAATCGGCACGTGCTCATTGGGCGTGACGAACACGCACTCAAGAATGCAGCCGATCAGCTCGGATTTACGCACACGGCAACTGCGTGGGAAGATGCGCTGGACGAGATAGATGTTTTCTACAATCTCGGACCGAATCACGTCCACGCCGAGCCATCGATTGCGGCGCTCGAACAAGACGTGTCTGTGTTCTGTGAAAAGCCACTCGCACCGACGTTGTCGGACGCAGAACGGATGGCGGATGCCGCTCGTGGGACGGATGCGATTGCGGGAATTGCGTTCAACTACCGCTATGTGCCTGCAATCCAGTACGCACGAGAACTCATCGCGAACGGAGATCTCGGTGAGATCAACCACGTCCGGGCACGATATCTACAGGATTGGCTGGTCGATCCGGACGCACCGTGGAGCTGGCGCTCCTCAAAAGACCTTGCTGGCAGCGGGTCACTCGGCGATTTGGGAGCTCATTCTATCGACCTCGCCCGGTTCCTCGTCGGGGATGTAGCTGGCGAGATCGACCGCGTCTCGGGCCACCTTCAGACGTTCGTCGAAGAACGACCGGTGGATCCCGACGACGATGACAGCGAAACACGCCCAGTAACAGTCGATGATGCGTACTCGGCGCAGGTGGCATTCGAATCCGGTGCGATGGGAACGTTCGAGGCTTCGCGCTTTGCAACGGGGCACAAGAACGACAACACCATCGAAATAAACGGTTCAAAAGGCAGTCTGCGATTCTCGCTCGAACGACTGAACGAACTCGAACTGCTCGAATCGGGCAACCGTGGATTCCAGACGGTCATGGTCACTGACCCCGATGATCCGTACGTCGATCACTGGTGGCCGCCGGGCCACGTCATTGGCTGGGAGCACACGTTCGTTCACGAAAACTACGAATTCCTCACGAGTGTGCGCGACGAGACACCGTACGAACCCAGCTTTGCAGACGGATGCACGGTCCAACGCATTCTTGATGCCATCGAACAGTCCGACGAACGCGCCGAGTGGGTGTCGGTTGAGTAG
- a CDS encoding SMP-30/gluconolactonase/LRE family protein, producing the protein MSWKVERVVEHAYETGEGPLYHPDEHCLYWVDIPNGHMYRYDLDTGEHEQCYSGSPVGGFTIQADGSLLLFKADGEITVWDNGREETIIKEIPEERGSRFNDVIAGPEGRVYCGTMPPEGRLYCLDTDGTVTMLISDVAVSNGLGFSPDQAKVYFAETDAETIWSFDYDATTGDLSNRRTFVETVGGPGSPDGLTVDAEGYVWSARWNGGCVVRHDPENGQIVDRVQLPARKVSCITFGGPEYDQAYVTTATAGNDRSVEGDGAGALFRFTPDVNGVPEFQSRVGL; encoded by the coding sequence ATGTCATGGAAAGTGGAACGCGTCGTTGAGCACGCCTATGAAACGGGCGAGGGTCCATTGTATCACCCCGACGAGCATTGTCTCTATTGGGTGGATATTCCGAATGGGCACATGTATCGCTATGATCTCGATACCGGCGAGCACGAACAGTGTTACAGTGGCTCGCCAGTCGGTGGCTTCACGATCCAAGCAGACGGCTCATTGCTGTTGTTCAAGGCAGATGGCGAAATTACTGTCTGGGACAACGGCAGAGAGGAGACCATCATCAAAGAGATCCCGGAAGAACGCGGTTCACGGTTCAACGACGTTATTGCAGGCCCAGAGGGACGCGTGTACTGTGGAACGATGCCACCCGAGGGACGTCTGTACTGCCTCGACACCGATGGAACAGTGACGATGCTCATCTCTGATGTCGCGGTCTCGAATGGGCTGGGATTCTCTCCTGATCAAGCCAAGGTCTACTTCGCCGAGACTGACGCAGAGACGATCTGGTCGTTCGATTACGACGCTACAACCGGCGATCTGTCCAATCGACGTACTTTCGTCGAAACAGTCGGTGGGCCGGGATCTCCCGACGGGCTGACGGTCGACGCTGAGGGGTACGTCTGGTCAGCACGCTGGAACGGTGGCTGTGTCGTTCGCCACGATCCCGAAAACGGCCAAATCGTCGACCGTGTCCAGTTGCCTGCGCGGAAGGTTTCATGCATCACGTTTGGTGGCCCCGAGTACGATCAAGCGTACGTGACGACCGCGACCGCTGGCAACGATCGTTCTGTTGAGGGAGACGGTGCAGGCGCACTGTTCCGATTCACACCCGACGTGAACGGCGTTCCCGAGTTTCAATCACGGGTCGGACTATAA